A single window of Vibrio campbellii CAIM 519 = NBRC 15631 = ATCC 25920 DNA harbors:
- a CDS encoding glycoside hydrolase domain-containing protein produces the protein MVNTDVPLYGFSHTHLSGTGATDLGDILVLPYADMANTQLNSFDKANEEASAGYYKTKLNNLFTADPNGGEAHQDMTGYIGQYIHGNEPSHHIIYLYNRAEESYKAQEYLDQVYDQFYKPTSDGIIGNEDVGQMSAWYLMSALGFYQISPTDPAYSIGRPIFDKATVDIGSGTFTVTAENNADDNMYIKSVTINGKALDNGFFFDHPEFKPGGELHFVMTGEQS, from the coding sequence GTGGTTAACACTGACGTTCCGCTGTACGGCTTCTCCCATACTCACCTTTCAGGTACAGGCGCAACGGACCTAGGCGACATCTTGGTTCTGCCATACGCAGACATGGCGAACACACAGCTGAACTCTTTCGACAAAGCCAATGAAGAAGCAAGCGCGGGCTACTACAAAACCAAGCTAAACAACCTATTTACTGCCGATCCAAATGGCGGCGAAGCACACCAAGACATGACAGGCTACATCGGTCAGTACATTCACGGTAACGAGCCTTCGCACCACATTATCTACTTGTACAACCGTGCTGAAGAATCTTACAAGGCGCAGGAATACCTAGACCAAGTTTACGACCAGTTCTACAAACCGACGTCAGACGGCATCATCGGTAACGAAGACGTAGGTCAAATGTCGGCGTGGTACTTGATGTCAGCACTGGGCTTCTACCAAATCTCGCCAACCGATCCAGCCTACAGCATTGGTCGCCCAATCTTCGACAAAGCGACGGTAGACATTGGCTCTGGCACCTTCACGGTAACGGCTGAGAACAACGCCGATGACAATATGTACATCAAGTCTGTCACCATCAATGGCAAAGCTTTGGATAACGGTTTCTTCTTCGACCATCCCGAGTTCAAACCAGGTGGTGAGTTGCACTTCGTGATGACGGGCGAGCAATCTTAA
- a CDS encoding DMT family transporter, giving the protein MSVASFFRLLCLAAIWGGSFLFMRVAANSFGPAYLIEFRVAFAAVALLLIALYLRKRVIFFKHIKHFFIIGLFNSAVPFLLFAYAAQTLNASTLAILNSTAPIWGALIGFVWYRSPLSAKAILGMMIGIGGVAVLVGLDSSTIGDEAIFPIGASLMASFSYGIATNYTKNARQIPAFDNAHGSMWAAVIWVLPLLPFLPMRAEPSTFEWGSVITLGVLCTGLAYLLYFHLVSEIGPTSALTVTFLVPVFGILWGYLILGEPIGFNTIIGTILVLSGTMLVTGFSPAAVLAKRKAK; this is encoded by the coding sequence ATGAGTGTAGCCAGTTTTTTTCGCTTACTTTGTCTCGCTGCTATTTGGGGAGGTTCGTTTCTATTTATGCGAGTCGCCGCCAATTCATTTGGACCCGCTTACTTAATTGAGTTTCGGGTAGCCTTCGCAGCAGTAGCATTATTGTTGATTGCCCTCTACCTCAGAAAGAGAGTAATCTTCTTCAAACACATTAAACACTTTTTCATTATTGGCTTGTTTAATAGTGCCGTACCCTTTCTGCTTTTCGCGTATGCAGCACAAACACTGAATGCATCAACGTTAGCTATTCTCAACTCAACGGCACCGATATGGGGGGCTTTAATTGGCTTTGTTTGGTATCGCAGCCCGTTAAGCGCAAAAGCGATTCTTGGCATGATGATAGGTATTGGCGGTGTCGCCGTTCTTGTTGGCTTAGATTCTTCGACAATTGGCGACGAGGCAATATTCCCTATCGGGGCGAGTTTAATGGCTTCATTCAGCTACGGTATTGCAACCAACTACACCAAGAATGCACGACAAATCCCTGCCTTTGATAATGCTCACGGCAGTATGTGGGCAGCCGTGATTTGGGTACTTCCTTTGCTGCCATTTTTGCCAATGCGGGCAGAACCGAGCACCTTTGAATGGGGCTCTGTGATTACACTCGGTGTGCTATGTACTGGCTTAGCCTACTTACTTTACTTCCACTTAGTCTCTGAAATTGGCCCGACTTCAGCCCTCACGGTCACGTTCCTTGTCCCTGTCTTTGGCATCCTATGGGGCTATTTAATTCTGGGCGAGCCGATCGGCTTCAATACCATCATAGGTACCATTCTGGTGCTGAGTGGAACGATGTTGGTTACAGGCTTCTCCCCTGCCGCCGTGCTTGCTAAGAGAAAGGCAAAGTAG
- a CDS encoding peptide-methionine (S)-S-oxide reductase: MEEIYFAGGCLWGVQEFMRHLPGVISTEAGRANGSTDNTQSEYDGYAECVKTQFDPEQVSVETLMGYLFEIIDPHSVNKQGEDVGEKYRTGVYSQNEQHLAIAKAFIAARPDADQIAVEVLPLTNYVPSDDEHQDRLTRFPNDYCHIPLDLLHKYKNPS, translated from the coding sequence ATGGAAGAGATTTACTTCGCAGGCGGCTGCCTTTGGGGCGTTCAAGAATTTATGCGCCACCTTCCGGGCGTAATTAGCACCGAAGCAGGACGAGCAAATGGCTCAACGGATAACACACAATCCGAATACGATGGCTACGCGGAATGCGTGAAAACCCAATTCGACCCGGAGCAAGTTTCGGTTGAAACTTTGATGGGGTATCTGTTTGAGATCATCGACCCGCACAGTGTAAACAAGCAAGGTGAAGACGTAGGTGAAAAGTACCGTACCGGTGTTTATAGTCAAAACGAACAACACCTAGCGATTGCCAAAGCGTTTATCGCCGCAAGACCAGATGCCGATCAGATCGCCGTAGAAGTGCTGCCACTCACAAACTATGTGCCAAGTGATGATGAGCACCAAGACAGACTCACACGCTTTCCCAATGACTACTGCCATATCCCGTTAGATTTGCTGCACAAGTACAAGAATCCGTCTTAA
- a CDS encoding GlpM family protein codes for MTSLFLKSLLGAVAVLIIAMLSKSKSFYIAGLVPLFPTFALIAHFIVGSERDMEALRQTILFGIYFLIPYAAYLISVFYFSYRLSLVGTLTAATLVWVMFASMLLAFWTRWMVPA; via the coding sequence ATGACGAGTCTCTTTCTTAAATCTTTACTCGGTGCAGTCGCAGTGTTGATCATTGCTATGCTGTCGAAGTCGAAAAGCTTCTACATCGCGGGTTTAGTGCCACTGTTTCCAACTTTTGCGTTGATCGCTCATTTTATTGTGGGCAGTGAACGAGATATGGAAGCCTTGCGGCAAACGATACTGTTTGGTATCTATTTTCTTATTCCTTATGCCGCGTATCTGATTTCAGTCTTCTATTTTAGCTATCGCTTGAGCTTGGTTGGCACATTAACAGCGGCGACACTTGTTTGGGTTATGTTCGCTTCGATGTTGCTTGCATTTTGGACGCGATGGATGGTGCCTGCGTAA
- a CDS encoding transporter substrate-binding domain-containing protein yields MQNVFKLTLQHFVTSALFVIVLFSSASFATPLKVGTYPCPPFVIHSTGEEINGLSVELWERIAKNMGVEFQLENHPLDDLLSSIETGQVDIGVSCISITPERELFADFSHSFYETHLAIAVKRQGYLHTLKSIFLNPALWLIIGAIVLIAGLVGAFFYIIEKGKNEKLYSMNSRIGRWVESFILGLLFITRGPFNYFEFKSLTGRIITVLIGVLSMLFIASITAVLASKLTLSQGYSQIKGVNDLAKVQVGAKGATTSSLMLTSFGIRHKSYDDMTTLLEALENGEVEAIVADDVVLKYMIGNGRQSGQFENLEVLPYQLEKQNYGFIMTENNQYEEEINRALLQIRESREWRKTLVDYFVEK; encoded by the coding sequence ATGCAAAACGTATTCAAATTGACACTTCAACACTTTGTCACTTCCGCACTTTTCGTTATTGTCTTATTTAGCTCAGCCTCCTTCGCTACCCCTCTCAAAGTCGGCACTTATCCCTGTCCTCCCTTTGTTATTCATTCGACTGGTGAAGAAATTAACGGCCTGAGCGTTGAGCTATGGGAGCGAATAGCTAAAAACATGGGAGTAGAGTTTCAGCTTGAGAATCATCCTCTCGACGATCTCCTCAGTTCGATTGAAACTGGCCAAGTCGATATTGGCGTCTCCTGTATATCGATCACACCGGAGCGAGAGTTATTTGCCGATTTTTCTCACTCCTTTTATGAAACACACCTCGCTATCGCGGTTAAGCGTCAAGGCTACCTACATACCTTAAAGTCGATATTTTTGAACCCTGCGTTATGGCTGATCATTGGGGCAATTGTATTGATAGCAGGTTTAGTAGGCGCTTTTTTCTACATCATAGAGAAAGGAAAGAATGAAAAGCTGTATTCAATGAACAGTCGAATCGGTCGCTGGGTTGAGAGCTTTATACTTGGCTTACTGTTTATCACTCGCGGCCCGTTCAATTATTTTGAGTTTAAGAGCCTGACAGGGCGTATCATCACTGTACTAATCGGTGTACTTAGCATGCTCTTCATCGCAAGTATTACCGCTGTTTTAGCCAGTAAGCTCACGCTCAGCCAAGGATATTCTCAAATTAAAGGCGTCAATGACCTTGCCAAAGTTCAAGTTGGCGCCAAAGGAGCAACGACCTCTTCGCTCATGCTCACTAGTTTTGGTATTCGACACAAAAGCTACGACGACATGACAACCTTGCTGGAAGCATTGGAGAACGGGGAAGTTGAAGCAATTGTCGCTGATGATGTCGTCCTAAAGTACATGATTGGTAACGGCAGACAGAGCGGACAATTTGAAAACCTTGAAGTGTTACCTTATCAATTGGAAAAGCAAAACTACGGTTTCATCATGACCGAAAACAACCAATATGAGGAAGAGATCAATCGCGCATTATTGCAGATTAGAGAATCGAGAGAGTGGCGCAAAACCTTAGTCGACTATTTTGTCGAGAAATAA
- the pncB gene encoding nicotinate phosphoribosyltransferase, which translates to MTTNLFSSRIIQSALDFDVYKVNMMSAVAALYPDAMVSYKFIVRSEEDLSELLPEVKAEVLKLQDITFSTEEIEYIKGVAPYLNPEFVDALHAFRFNPQRNVSFNIKTMADGTSQLRITINGLWKETILYETIIMSIVSEVRSRARWAEIPVEQFQSVLEEKVRHLKTELKRRNITNFKFADMSTRRRFSFQAQRSMLNYLSKELPDCLTGTSNYHLAKELGLTPIGTVAHEWFMGHQALVNVRDSQKVALQRWQKMFNGALGIALTDTIGIDAFLKDFDEELSNAYVGVRHDSGCPYTWGEKMIEHYQSLGIDPMTKTLVFTDGLNFEQALDICEHFQDRIQVSFGIGTSLANDMGDYANAQGIAYKPLSIVIKMVSCNGSPVAKISDEPEKAMCEDIFFLMNLKRRFEQPLDLDECRVLIDRLEDEGDNYLIDA; encoded by the coding sequence ATGACCACCAATTTATTTTCGTCTCGCATCATCCAAAGTGCTTTAGATTTTGACGTATATAAAGTGAATATGATGAGTGCTGTTGCAGCGCTCTATCCTGATGCGATGGTGTCTTATAAATTCATCGTACGCAGCGAAGAAGACCTGTCGGAATTACTGCCAGAGGTGAAAGCTGAAGTACTTAAACTGCAAGACATCACTTTCTCCACTGAAGAAATCGAGTACATCAAAGGTGTTGCACCTTATCTAAACCCTGAGTTTGTTGATGCGCTGCACGCGTTTCGTTTTAATCCTCAACGTAACGTTTCTTTTAACATTAAAACCATGGCAGATGGTACCAGCCAATTGCGCATTACCATCAATGGTCTTTGGAAAGAAACCATTCTCTACGAAACCATCATCATGAGTATTGTGTCCGAAGTGCGTAGTCGTGCACGTTGGGCGGAGATTCCAGTCGAGCAATTCCAATCTGTTTTAGAAGAGAAGGTTCGTCACCTTAAAACAGAACTGAAACGTCGCAATATCACCAACTTTAAGTTTGCAGATATGTCGACTCGTCGTCGCTTCTCTTTCCAAGCGCAACGCTCAATGCTGAATTATCTGAGCAAAGAGTTGCCTGACTGCCTTACAGGGACCAGCAACTACCACTTGGCGAAAGAGCTAGGCCTCACACCGATTGGTACTGTAGCACATGAATGGTTTATGGGTCATCAAGCATTGGTGAATGTTCGTGATTCACAAAAGGTGGCTTTGCAACGTTGGCAAAAGATGTTTAACGGCGCGTTAGGTATCGCGTTAACGGACACTATTGGCATTGATGCGTTCTTAAAAGACTTTGATGAGGAACTCAGTAACGCGTACGTGGGAGTGCGCCATGATAGTGGCTGCCCTTACACATGGGGCGAGAAGATGATCGAGCATTACCAATCGCTTGGCATCGACCCAATGACGAAAACCTTAGTGTTTACCGATGGTTTGAACTTCGAGCAAGCACTGGATATTTGTGAGCACTTCCAAGACCGTATTCAAGTGAGTTTTGGTATTGGTACGTCACTAGCGAACGACATGGGTGATTACGCAAACGCGCAAGGCATCGCATACAAGCCACTGTCTATTGTGATTAAGATGGTGTCATGCAATGGCTCACCAGTTGCTAAAATCAGTGATGAGCCAGAGAAAGCGATGTGCGAAGACATCTTCTTTTTAATGAATTTGAAGCGTCGTTTTGAGCAGCCACTTGATCTTGACGAGTGCCGTGTACTGATCGACCGTCTAGAGGATGAAGGAGATAATTACCTCATCGACGCCTGA
- a CDS encoding nicotinamidase, translating to MTVRVNYQTTAVIDVDPEKGFTELCPDELPVTGALEIVPELLKNHTKGRLKLVSRDLHPPKAAWDAETPANMLEPVGLPNVDIKWNRHCVLGTSGVELLDGLPPVLEYDFQVNKGMDPDAHPYGIFFHDVADTKTTGANEFLKFNHIDTVVVGGLALDFCVKKSVTQALELGFKVIVNLASSRAVLPDTIDAVIAEMEEKGAVFVNNADDIIVENFA from the coding sequence ATGACCGTTCGAGTTAATTATCAAACCACTGCTGTGATCGATGTCGATCCAGAGAAAGGTTTTACCGAACTTTGCCCTGACGAACTACCAGTTACTGGCGCATTAGAAATCGTTCCAGAGCTGCTTAAGAACCACACGAAAGGTCGTTTGAAATTAGTCAGCCGTGACTTACACCCACCAAAAGCGGCTTGGGATGCAGAAACGCCAGCAAATATGCTTGAGCCAGTTGGCCTGCCCAATGTGGATATTAAGTGGAACCGACACTGTGTGCTTGGTACTAGTGGGGTAGAGCTGCTAGACGGTCTGCCACCTGTTCTGGAATACGATTTCCAAGTGAACAAAGGTATGGATCCAGACGCCCACCCTTACGGCATCTTTTTCCATGACGTGGCGGATACCAAAACCACCGGTGCGAATGAGTTCTTAAAATTCAACCACATCGACACCGTGGTTGTTGGTGGCTTGGCACTCGATTTTTGTGTGAAAAAGTCCGTCACTCAAGCTCTAGAGTTAGGTTTCAAAGTGATTGTGAACCTAGCGTCTAGCCGCGCAGTATTGCCAGATACTATCGATGCGGTCATTGCTGAAATGGAAGAGAAAGGCGCGGTGTTTGTTAACAATGCAGATGACATCATCGTAGAAAATTTCGCTTAA
- a CDS encoding glycine zipper 2TM domain-containing protein yields the protein MNMKSIAIAAAVVAVLAGCKDKTPPAPTEANITLVEAVTETVKNPHQVCKDVVVTHQVAPKDNNKILGTVGGAAAGAALGNQIGGGSGKVIATAAGTIAGAMAGREIQDNVQKGDVVTSTEKQCHTEYTTSEKVVGYDVTYEVAGAPTTVRMKSKPAGKTFPIQDGKVVLPQ from the coding sequence ATGAATATGAAATCTATCGCAATCGCTGCAGCCGTTGTTGCTGTACTAGCAGGTTGTAAAGATAAGACGCCACCGGCACCAACAGAAGCGAACATTACGCTTGTTGAAGCGGTAACTGAAACAGTGAAGAACCCACACCAAGTGTGTAAAGACGTGGTTGTGACTCACCAAGTTGCACCAAAGGATAACAACAAGATCCTTGGCACGGTTGGTGGTGCAGCAGCAGGTGCTGCGTTAGGTAACCAAATTGGTGGCGGTTCAGGTAAAGTGATTGCAACGGCGGCAGGTACTATCGCGGGTGCAATGGCGGGTCGCGAAATCCAAGACAATGTTCAGAAGGGTGATGTTGTGACATCAACTGAGAAGCAATGTCATACCGAGTACACGACTTCTGAAAAAGTAGTCGGTTACGATGTCACTTACGAGGTTGCTGGTGCGCCAACCACCGTTCGTATGAAGAGCAAGCCTGCAGGCAAGACATTCCCAATTCAAGATGGCAAAGTGGTTCTACCGCAATAA
- a CDS encoding DNA-binding transcriptional regulator YciT encodes MNSRQNEILQLVNDRKRVQVTELSDIIGVSGVTIRQDLNCLEQQGYLRRVHGAATALQSDDIDTRLEVRFDIKQALANKAADLVSPNETVLIEGGSANALLARTLAERGDVTIITPSAYIAHLIRNTSANIILLGGVYQHQGESLVGPLTKLCIENIHFSTAFLGIDGFHQDTGFTSRDMMRAEIAETIIAKKRRNIVLTDSSKFGQIYPSSIGKTSEISVLLTDEAAPKSDLEQLRKQGVEVVLG; translated from the coding sequence TTGAACTCAAGACAAAACGAAATCCTGCAATTGGTTAATGACCGCAAACGCGTTCAAGTGACGGAGCTTTCTGACATCATTGGCGTGTCGGGCGTGACCATCAGGCAGGATTTGAACTGCCTTGAGCAACAAGGCTACTTGAGGCGTGTACATGGCGCTGCGACGGCGCTACAAAGTGACGATATTGATACGCGACTTGAAGTGCGCTTCGACATCAAACAAGCGTTAGCCAACAAAGCGGCAGATTTGGTATCACCAAACGAAACCGTATTGATCGAAGGCGGAAGTGCTAATGCGCTATTGGCTCGCACGCTGGCTGAACGTGGTGACGTCACCATCATTACCCCATCGGCGTACATCGCCCACCTCATCCGTAACACCTCAGCTAATATCATTTTGCTCGGTGGTGTGTATCAACATCAAGGCGAGAGTTTGGTTGGTCCGTTAACCAAGCTGTGTATTGAGAACATTCACTTCAGCACGGCTTTCTTGGGTATTGACGGTTTCCATCAAGACACAGGCTTTACTAGCCGAGACATGATGCGCGCAGAAATCGCTGAAACCATCATTGCGAAAAAGCGCCGTAATATCGTGCTGACGGACTCAAGCAAGTTTGGGCAAATCTACCCATCTTCGATTGGTAAAACGAGTGAAATCTCGGTGCTGTTAACTGACGAAGCCGCTCCGAAAAGCGACCTCGAACAGTTGAGAAAGCAAGGTGTAGAAGTGGTGTTGGGTTAA
- a CDS encoding PTS sugar transporter subunit IIA: protein MITELTNVNLIKGNLQANNKKEVFEELAQMLFENNRISSKEAFLTDIEAREALSVTSMDGIAYPHAKSKAVTEPAIAVGVKREGIEYGDEEGVKPTVFFMIASPDNGADHHIYVLQELFGKFSEEFIEDIHNAKEENQILNILINS from the coding sequence ATGATTACAGAACTAACAAACGTCAATTTAATTAAAGGCAACCTTCAAGCAAATAATAAAAAAGAAGTCTTTGAAGAACTAGCGCAAATGCTATTCGAAAATAATCGAATCAGCAGCAAAGAGGCTTTTTTAACCGACATCGAAGCACGTGAAGCATTAAGCGTGACTTCAATGGACGGCATCGCTTACCCACACGCAAAAAGCAAAGCGGTGACAGAGCCTGCAATCGCTGTTGGCGTAAAGCGCGAAGGCATAGAGTATGGCGACGAAGAGGGAGTCAAACCGACCGTATTCTTCATGATTGCTTCACCAGATAACGGAGCCGACCACCATATTTATGTTCTTCAAGAATTATTCGGTAAATTTAGCGAAGAGTTTATTGAAGATATTCACAACGCAAAAGAAGAAAACCAAATACTAAATATTTTAATTAATTCATAA
- a CDS encoding NUDIX domain-containing protein: protein MIVTVDIIPFRLSGCADKGLEVLLIKRSNPERPYHGVWALPGGFVFDKDMTDEGGCPADENFEAARRRICREKIHTYPRHFSEAFVDGDPKRDPEDWSLNITHYALVDRNNKEQIDNAGVPECHLKWFPLQAILDGEETLAFDHQKMIEKAWQKLRASIEYTSVLLFALDKEFLVADIISAYQEFGIDISRMTIKRRLIDSGVLKPTNKVASTNKGKGGKPAMVYTLASDEVTFFQNCLRG, encoded by the coding sequence ATGATCGTAACCGTCGACATCATTCCATTCAGGCTATCTGGCTGCGCCGATAAAGGGTTGGAAGTGTTGCTGATCAAACGTTCGAATCCTGAACGTCCGTACCACGGTGTATGGGCTCTTCCCGGTGGGTTCGTGTTTGATAAAGACATGACCGACGAAGGTGGATGCCCAGCAGACGAGAACTTCGAAGCGGCACGACGTCGTATTTGCCGTGAAAAAATCCACACCTATCCACGTCACTTTAGTGAAGCCTTTGTCGATGGTGACCCAAAGCGCGATCCTGAGGATTGGAGCCTGAACATCACTCACTACGCCTTGGTTGACCGTAACAACAAAGAGCAAATCGATAACGCTGGCGTACCAGAATGTCATCTGAAGTGGTTTCCGCTCCAAGCAATCCTTGATGGTGAAGAAACCCTCGCTTTTGATCACCAAAAGATGATTGAAAAAGCATGGCAAAAGCTGCGCGCCTCTATCGAATACACCTCTGTCCTGCTGTTCGCACTTGATAAAGAGTTTTTGGTTGCCGACATCATTTCCGCCTATCAAGAGTTCGGCATCGACATCAGCCGAATGACGATCAAACGCCGTTTGATTGATTCCGGCGTACTTAAGCCAACCAACAAAGTCGCTTCCACCAACAAAGGCAAAGGCGGTAAGCCAGCTATGGTGTACACCCTAGCAAGCGACGAAGTGACCTTTTTCCAAAACTGTTTGCGTGGCTAA
- a CDS encoding VOC family protein, whose amino-acid sequence MENLNIVEIKSFVPAKDYELSKRFYQALGFEMPSDFGGVAYFFKGSCSFLLQDFHEPKHCNNFMMHLLVEDVASWHEHVSSVDLASFGAKMTELIDQPWKLREFCLHDPSGVLWRIGQNID is encoded by the coding sequence ATGGAAAACCTCAATATTGTTGAAATTAAATCTTTTGTTCCGGCGAAAGATTATGAGCTATCAAAGCGTTTTTATCAGGCGTTGGGTTTTGAGATGCCTTCGGATTTTGGTGGTGTGGCGTACTTCTTCAAGGGCAGTTGCTCATTCTTGTTGCAAGATTTTCATGAGCCAAAACACTGCAATAATTTCATGATGCATTTGTTGGTGGAAGATGTTGCCAGTTGGCATGAACATGTTTCGAGTGTTGATCTGGCGTCATTCGGAGCCAAGATGACGGAACTGATTGATCAACCTTGGAAGCTGCGAGAGTTCTGTTTGCACGATCCTAGTGGCGTGTTGTGGCGTATTGGTCAGAACATCGATTGA
- a CDS encoding LysR family transcriptional regulator, whose product MRHLKSFHVFHVAASSASFSEAANKLSITHGAVSKQIKVLETYLAQPLFYKQGRNMLLTKEGEVLKSYTEQAFQALETGVNKLVQEKHQYLEVSCEPTLTMRWLMPRLSAFNDGCDADVRLSTAGGPVTLGSTGLAMAIRRDDFEPLYHYPKTKLVEEWVGPVFSPDYWQQVKSDLNSVKLLHSQTRPEAWQEWMQRSGEASMNGKAEQSFAHFYFCIQAAVDGLGAAMGSYPLVMDELERGSLVAPFGFVPSGHDYVLLTQDKARSELEQKFVLWLQNQMAECVPCT is encoded by the coding sequence ATGAGGCATCTTAAATCCTTCCATGTTTTCCATGTCGCGGCGTCGTCTGCGAGTTTTAGTGAAGCAGCAAATAAGCTCAGTATTACGCATGGCGCAGTGAGTAAGCAGATCAAAGTGTTGGAGACCTATCTGGCTCAACCTCTGTTCTACAAACAAGGGCGCAATATGTTGCTCACCAAAGAGGGGGAGGTGCTGAAAAGCTACACCGAGCAAGCATTCCAAGCGCTGGAGACTGGCGTGAACAAGCTGGTGCAGGAGAAGCATCAATACCTTGAAGTCTCTTGTGAGCCAACGTTAACCATGCGTTGGTTGATGCCAAGGCTTTCCGCGTTTAATGATGGTTGTGACGCAGACGTTCGTCTTTCTACTGCGGGAGGACCTGTAACGCTTGGCTCGACGGGGCTTGCTATGGCGATTCGTCGAGATGACTTTGAGCCTTTGTATCACTACCCAAAAACCAAGCTGGTGGAAGAGTGGGTGGGTCCCGTGTTTTCACCTGATTACTGGCAGCAAGTGAAAAGTGATTTGAACTCTGTGAAGCTATTACACAGCCAAACCAGACCTGAAGCTTGGCAAGAATGGATGCAGCGCTCTGGTGAAGCGTCGATGAATGGCAAAGCAGAGCAGTCTTTCGCGCATTTCTATTTCTGCATTCAAGCTGCAGTCGACGGCTTAGGCGCGGCGATGGGCTCTTATCCTTTGGTGATGGACGAACTGGAACGTGGCAGTCTTGTTGCACCATTTGGTTTTGTGCCGTCAGGGCATGACTATGTCTTATTGACTCAAGACAAAGCACGCTCTGAACTGGAACAAAAATTTGTGCTTTGGCTGCAAAACCAAATGGCGGAGTGTGTGCCTTGCACCTAA
- a CDS encoding VOC family protein, with the protein MKIEHIAIWTERLEELKAFYEKYFNAVSNEKYHNPTKQFSSYFLSFESGERLEMMSMEGVTACDKSHAMQVTGLAHFAFALGSEQAVDQLTKTLVYNGYQWFDGSRQTGDGYYESCVLDPDGNRLELTV; encoded by the coding sequence ATGAAAATTGAACATATCGCGATTTGGACTGAACGTTTGGAAGAGCTAAAAGCTTTCTATGAGAAATACTTTAACGCGGTGTCTAACGAGAAATACCACAACCCAACTAAGCAGTTTTCATCTTACTTTCTTTCGTTTGAAAGTGGCGAACGATTGGAGATGATGTCGATGGAAGGTGTGACCGCCTGTGACAAATCTCATGCAATGCAGGTAACAGGGTTGGCACACTTTGCCTTCGCCTTAGGATCAGAGCAGGCAGTGGATCAATTAACCAAAACCTTAGTGTATAATGGCTACCAATGGTTCGACGGTTCGAGACAAACTGGAGACGGTTACTACGAAAGCTGCGTGCTAGATCCGGACGGCAACCGACTTGAGCTTACGGTGTAA